A portion of the Cryptomeria japonica chromosome 5, Sugi_1.0, whole genome shotgun sequence genome contains these proteins:
- the LOC131049788 gene encoding chaperone protein dnaJ 20, chloroplastic-like — translation MEYGASIKGLQAPRLMSKCASSGISLVRIGARRKQSTSIRAFQSQSASFSSSSSLYDVLCISPDVSARDVKNAYRRMALKYHPDVCPAAEKEECSRLFLKVQEAYETLSDPLLRQDYDWRLQNMFTVGEYQGRLESSHVWEAQLMELIRRKSGNNSSSWGSGMRRRNQQGTYAC, via the coding sequence ATGGAGTACGGTGCTTCAATTAAGGGTTTACAGGCACCTCGTCTTATGAGCAAGTGTGCTTCTTCTGGAATTTCACTGGTCAGAATTGGAGCCAGGCGAAAGCAATCGACAAGTATTAGGGCATTTCAGTCTCAAAGtgcttccttttcttcatcatcatcattgtatgatgttctctGTATCTCTCCTGACGTGAGTGCGCGTGATGTAAAGAATGCATACCGTCGGATGGCTCTTAAATACCATCCAGATGTCTGCCCTGCTGCAGAGAAAGAAGAATGTAGCAGATTATTTCTTAAAGTTCAGGAGGCTTACGAGACTCTGTCAGATCCTCTGCTCCGCCAGGATTACGATTGGAGACTGCAGAACATGTTCACAGTAGGCGAGTACCAAGGCAGATTAGAGAGTAGTCATGTGTGGGAAGCTCAGCTGATGGAATTAATTAGAAGGAAATCGGGAAATAACTCTTCGTCATGGGGTAGCGGAATGAGAAGACGAAACCAACAGGGAACTTATGCTTGCTGA